One window from the genome of Rhinolophus ferrumequinum isolate MPI-CBG mRhiFer1 chromosome 22, mRhiFer1_v1.p, whole genome shotgun sequence encodes:
- the CENPF gene encoding LOW QUALITY PROTEIN: centromere protein F (The sequence of the model RefSeq protein was modified relative to this genomic sequence to represent the inferred CDS: inserted 3 bases in 3 codons): MSWALEEWKEGLPTRALQKIQELEGQLDKLKKERQQRQFQLESLEAALQKQKQKVENEKTEGTNLKRENQSLMEICENLEKAKQKISHELQVKESQVNFQEGQLNSSKKQIEKLEQELKRCKSELERSQQAAQSADVSLNPCSTPQKIFTTPLTPSQYYSGSKYEDLKEKYNKEVEERKRLEAEVKALQAKKASQAFPQNTMNHRDIARHQASSSVFSWQQEKTPSRLSSSALQTPSRREFSASHFSGDQDVTPSRSTLQVGQRDANGSFCDNSSSSNLLDQLKAQNQELRNKMNELELRLQGQEKEMKGQVNKCQELQLQLEKVKMELNEKEKVLNKSRDELVRMTAQYDQASTKCTALEQKLKKLTEDLSCQRQNAESARCSLEQKIKEKEKEFQEEVSRQQRSFQTLDQECTQMKGKLTQELQQAKNTHNILQAELDKVTSVKHQLEKNLEEFKQAFCRTEHALQASQTKENELRRSSEEMKNENSCLKTQTEQSAREVCHLQEELKKAKQCLSQSQNFAEEMRAKNTFQETMLRDLQEKINQQENSLTLQKLKLAIADLEKQRDCSQDLLKKREHHIEQLSEKLSKTQRESEALLSALELQKKEYEELKEEKTLFAHWKSENEPLLKQMESEKESLQSKISHLETCLKTQQIKSNEFTERIRTLEMERENLNVEMRNLHNVIDSRTVEVETQKQAYVKLQQKAEFSDQKHKKEIENMGLRISELTEQVEELGQKLQLLSSEITDKDQRYQVLHAEYQSFKDLLKSSDSLVTNEALHRSLLAFEQQSSMNNSFANTIVGQGSLPSERSKCHGEVDQSPKKSAILQNRVVSLEFSLASQKQMNSDLQKQCEELVQIRGEIEENLVKAEQVHQSFVAETSQRLSKLQEDTSVHRNVVAETLVALENKERELQLLNEKLETEQAEIQEFKKSNHLLQDSLKELQLLSETLSLEKKEMSSILSLKKKEIEELTRENGTLKEINATLNQEKMDLIQKTESFSECIVEREESISDLSNQYKQEKLILLQRCEETGKAFEDLSEKYKTVQEKNSKLECLLNECTSVCENRTNELEQLKETFAEERQEFVTKLALAEERKQNLIQELWALQQDLRSEITDIQTNCKSEADGLKQEIVTLKEEHSKMLKEVNALLQENARLMQLTKTKHEHQNLELELVSDSVKERESEINKCHGQLPMALEDKDTSLDSYNAHLEQLEAKIRKMELKLQESEEEKECLQQELQTIRRELETRNVQGNTQSQEISALKDCEVDAEXKYISVLQELSTSQNDNAQLQCSLQTAMSKLNELEKMCEMLQVEKFELVSELNDSRSECITETSKMAEDVDKLVNEVKVSNDENGLCQAELVEEMPEGELGEQQKEKKSEPLNPVDDSHFYEHLTLSNKEVQMHFAELQEKFSCLQSEHKILHDQHSQMSSKMSELQSYVDMLKAENSVLLINLRNSQGDLVKEAMPEPREGHSLSLSFSYVADSPSLPSLGDSSFYKDLLEQIGETSLFNNLEGNVSANQSIVEEVPCSSLEEENLTLKAFPAAPENSTEKPEALCQMYLQSLKKLEEQMKSQEMMKNKEIEDLRQLLSSQRKELDCLQKQHLSENEQWQEKLTSMTVEMESKLAAEKKQREHLSLELEVARLQLQGLDLSTRSLLGTDVEDLQDIQHGNDGCDIKESEECASETKERALKELIDHIFEKDVQDLSRQMEEITKTGASELAGECSREQSPETSSESPVEDKAQDFSECISESSLPGPNALVPIDLLENQVTIQNLQLHVKETSSENQRLLHIIEERGKNVEILLSEIKQLDSKLNLQEVQLTTKNETCMELEKIVEELKKEKSDLIEKLESFSCDSKGFCQRVGSSEGLDSSSEMGTNELSHEVIEDSVVKVMDNWRERFLDVENELKRVKSEKGNVERHAHSVEADLEVVHTEKLCLEKDNEKKQQVITCLEEELSMVTSERDHLRGELDTLSKENKELDLMSEKMKEQIQDLESHLEKCQHHINVLEAKMKDKTQLLQTLSCDISELSKEKAHLQGQLQSLEKESQALSLAKSELENQIGPLKTEKELLVRESESLQTKFCELQQEKLNVATALETALMEKGEVAVRLSSTQEEVHHLRSGIEKLRVRIEADEKKHLHVSEKLKERERKIDSLQDKVENLERELQMSEENQETMILDAENAKAEVETLKTQTELMTEHLKALELDLVEVRSEKENLTKQLQEKQGQLSELDTLLSSFKNLLEEKEQEKIQMTQESKAAVEMLQTELKELNEEVVALCDDQETGKVKEPECLGSPVQEVHQLRNSIEKLKVHLETDEKKQLHVLEKLKESEHHADLLKDRVENLERELEISRKNHEHVILEAENAKAEVETLKAKVEEMSPSLRDLELHLAGMRSEKEHLMKELQKEQGRVSELEKINSSIENLLQEKVQMTEESKIAVENLQTQLKELNEKVAVLCDDQETWKVKEQNLSGQVDYLELEKAQLLQGLEEAKSNYVILQSSVDSFIQEVEDGKRKLEKKDEEISVLKSQIQDREQLVSKLSQVEGEQQVWKKQKTELENLTVELEQKIQVLQSTKDTLQDTLESLQSSYKDLEKELELTKMEKISFVEKVTAMTSKETELQREMQAMVQKTTELKEEFSREKNRLTEELNLMSEETKSSKGQLKEFMLENSELXKSLDCVHKDQMEKQEKMREEXAEYQRQLQEAEKKHQALLLDTNKQHEMEIQTYREKLTSKEECLRSQKVEMDLLKSSKEELNNSLKATTEILEGLKKTKTDNLKYANQLKKDNERLQEKIKLLIKSSKQLEEAKEMLQKELSHLEEAAQEKQKTGTVVDANVDELMTEVKELKESLEEKSKEADEYLDKYCSLLISHEKLERAKETLETQVARLSSQQSKLNLQSSPLLNSVVPGSSLAPFVTEKKLPSSQNKASGKRQRSSGIRESGGGTASSTPESFSKKSKKAVKSEVHPAEAAEDTEFEPEGLPEVVKKGFADIPTGKTSPYVLRRTTMATRTSPRLAAQKLVPSPLSLHKENNAEPSKSTAGGSRSQKVKVTQQSPADSGTTFREPTTRSLSVSNLPERSLADSPRESLRAKRGRLAPSPEAGPGSTENCRVQ; encoded by the exons GTGTAAATCTGAACTTGAAAGAAGCCAACAAGCTGCACAGTCTGCAGATGTGTCTCTGAATCCATGCAGTACACCACAAAAAATTTTTACAACTCCGCTAACCCCAAGTCAATATTACAGTG GTTCCAAATATGAagatctaaaagaaaaatataataaagaagtTGAAGAACGAAAAAGATTAGAGGCAGAGGTGAAAGCCTTGCAAGCAAAA AAAGCGAGCCAGGCTTTCCCCCAAAACACCATGAATCACCGGGACATTGCCCGACACCAGGCCTCATCGTCTGTGTTCTCATGGCAACAGGAAAAGACCCCAAGTCGTCTTTCATCCAGTGCCCTACAAACTCCGAGTAGGAGGGAGTTTTCTGCATCTCACTTTTCTGGGGACCAAGACGTGACTCCAAGCAGGTCAACTTTGCAAGTAGGGCAAAGAGATGCTAATGGCAGCTTCTGTGATAATTCTAGCAGTTCTAACCTTTTGGATCAATTAAAAGCCCAGAATCAAG AGCTAAGGAACAAGATGAATGAGTTGGAACTACGTCTgcaaggacaagaaaaagaaatgaaaggccaAGTGAATAAATGTCAAGAATTACAGCTCCAACTGGAGAAagtgaaaatggaattaaatgaaaaggagaaagtttTGAATAAAAGTAGGGATGAGCTTGTGAGAATGACAGCACAGTATGACCAGGCATCAACCAAG tGTACTGCATtggaacaaaaactgaaaaaattaactGAAGATTTGAGTTGCCAGCGACAAAATGCAGAAAGTGCCAGATGTTCTCTGGAacaaaaaatcaaggaaaaagaaaaggagtttcAAGAG GAGGTGTCTCGTCAGCAGCGCTCCTTCCAAACACTGGACCAAGAGTGCACTCAGATGAAAGGCAAACTCACACAGGAGTTACAGCAAGCCAAGAACacgcacaatatcctccaggcgGAACTGGATAAA gTCACATCAGTAAAGCACCAGCTAGAAAAAaatttggaagagtttaagcaaGCGTTCTGCAGAACCGAACACGCATTACAGGCGAGTCAGACCAAGGAAAATGAGCTGAGGAGAAGCAGTGAG gaaatgaagaatgaaaacagCTGCCTGAAAACTCAGACAGAGCAAAGTGCCAGAGAAGTCTGCCACCTGCAGGAGGAACTGAAGAAGGCCAAACAGTGTTTGAGTCAGAGCCAGAATTTTGCAGAAGAAATGAGGG ctAAGAATACCTTCCAGGAAACCATGTTAAGAGatcttcaagaaaaaataaatcagcaagAGAACTCCTTGACTTTACAGAAACTGAAGCTTGCCATAGCTGATCTGGAAAAGCAACGAGATTGTTCTCAAGACCttttgaagaaaagggaacatcACATTGAACAACTGAGCGAAAAGTTAAGCAAAACACAGAGAGAGTCTGAAGCTTTATTGAGTGCTTTGGAgttacaaaagaaagaatatgaagaattgaaagaagagaaaactctgTTTGCTCATTGGAAAAGTGAAAACGAACCACTTTTAAAGCAGATGGAATCAGAAAAGGAAAGCTTGCAGAGTAAGATCAGTCACTTGGAAACTTGTCTTAAGacacaacaaataaaaagcaacGAGTTCACTGAGCGAATAAGGACActagagatggaaagagaaaaccTAAATGTTGAGATGAGAAACCTTCACAACGTGATTGACAGCAGGACCGTGGAGGTAGAGACACAGAAACAAGCTTATGTAAAACTACAGCAGAAAGCCGAGTTCTCAGATCAGAAACataagaaggaaatagaaaatatgggtTTAAGAATTTCTGAGCTTACTGAACAAGTTGAAGAGCTAGGACAGAAGCTTCAATTACTGTCAAGTGAAATAACGGACAAAGACCAACGTTACCAAGTCTTGCACGCTGAATATCAGAGCTTCAAGGATCTGCTAAAATCCAGTGATTCTTTGGTGACAAATGAGGCTCTGCACAGAAGTCTTTTGGCTTTTGAGCAGCAGTCTTCAATGAATAATTCCTTTGCAAATACAATTGTAGGACAAGGAAGCCTGCCTTCAGAAAGGAGCAAGTGCCATGGAGAAGTGGACCAAAGTCCAAAAAAATCAGCCATCTTACAAAACAGAGTCGTTTCTCTTGAATTTTCATTAGCGTCTCAAAAGCAGATGAACTCAGATCTGCAAAAGCAGTGTGAAGAGTTGGTGCAAATCAgaggagaaatagaagaaaatcttgtCAAAGCAGAACAGGTGCATCAAAGTTTTGTGGCTGAAACAAGCCAACGCCTTAGTAAGTTACAGGAAGACACTTCCGTTCATCGGAATGTCGTTGCTGAAACTTTGGTTGCCCTGGAGAACAAGGAAAGAGAGCTGCAacttttgaatgaaaaattagaaactgaGCAAGCAGAGattcaagaatttaaaaagagcaaCCATTTACTTCAGGATTCTCTAAAGGAGCTACAGCTTTTGTCTGAAACTCTGAgcttggagaaaaaagaaatgagttctatcctttctctaaaaaaaaaggaaattgaagagCTGACCCGAGAGAATGGGACTCTCAAGGAAATAAATGCAACCTTAAATCAAGAGAAGATGGACTTAATCCAAAAAACTGAGAGCTTTTCAGAGTGTATAGTTGAAAGGGAGGAAAGTATTTCAGATTTATCTAATCAGTACAAGCAAGAAAAACTTATTTTACTACAAAGatgtgaagaaacaggaaaggcATTTGAAGATcttagtgaaaaatataaaacagtgcaAGAAAAGAACTCTAAATTAGAATGCTTGCTAAATGAATGCACTAGTGTTTGTGAAAATAGAACAAATGAATTGGAACAGCTAAAGGAAACATTTGCAGAGGAACGCCAAGAATTTGTAACAAAATTAGCTTTagctgaagagagaaaacagaatctAATACAAGAATTGTGGGCACTGCAGCAAGATTTGAGATCTGAGATTACAGATATTCAGACCAATTGCAAGAGCGAGGCTGATGGTTTAAAGCAAGAAATTGTGACTTTAAAGGAAGAACACAGCAAGATGCTAAAGGAAGTTAATGCCTTATTACAAGAGAATGCGCGCCTGATGCAATTAACGAAGACAAAACATGAGCATCAAAATCTAGAATTGGAACTGGTTAGTGACtctgtgaaagaaagagagagtgagataAATAAATGTCATGGTCAACTTCCGATGGCACTTGAAGATAAAGATACTTCTCTAGACAGTTATAATGCACACTTGGAACAATTAGAAGCTAAGataagaaaaatggaattaaaacttCAGGAaagtgaggaggagaaggagtgCCTGCAGCAGGAATTACAGACAATTAGAAGAGAATTAGAAACTAGAAACGTTCAGGGAAATACCCAGTCACAAGAAATTAGTGCCCTTAAAGACTGTGAGGTAGatgcag gaaaatatatttcagtgctTCAAGAGCTGTCAACAAGTCAAAATGACAATGCGCAGCTACAATGCTCCCTACAAACGGCGATGAGCAAGCTGAACGAGCTAGAGAAAATGTGTGAAATGCTGCAGGTCGAGAAGTTTGAACTAGTGTCTGAGCTGAATGATTCAAGATCAGAATGTATCACAGAAACTAGTAAAATGGCAGAAGATGTAGATAAACTAGTCAATGAAGTTAAAGTATCAAATGATGAAAATGGTCTTTGTCAAGCCGAGTTAGTGGAAGAAATGCCAGAAGGTGAGCTGGGtgagcaacaaaaggaaaagaagtctgAGCCCTTAAATCCTGTGGACGACAGTCATTTCTATGAGCACTTGACATTGTCAAACAAAGAAGTCCAAATGCACTTTGCTGAATTACAGGAGAAATTCTCATGTTTACAAAGCGAACACAAGATTTTACACGATCAGCACAGTCAGATGAGCTCTAAGATGTCAGAGCTCCAGTCCTATGTTGACATGTTAAAGGCCGAAAATTCAGTCCTGTTAATTAATCTGAGAAACTCTCAAGGTGACTTGGTAAAGGAAGCGATGCCGGAACCCAGGGAAGGGCATTCACTGTCACTGTCATTCTCATATGTGGCTGACAGCCCTAGCCTTCCAAGTTTGGGAGATTCGTCTTTTTACAAAGATCTCTTAGAACAGATAGGAGAGACATCCCTTTTCAATAATTTAGAAGGGAATGTTTCCGCAAACCAGTCCATCGTTGAGGAGGTACCTTGCAGCAGTCTGGAGGAGGAGAATCTGACTTTGAAAGCATTCCCAGCGGCCCCGGAGAACAGCACTGAAAAACCTGAGGCTCTCTGTCAGATGTACCTACAGTCCCTCAAGAAGCTGGAAGAGCAAATGAAAAGTCAAgagatgatgaaaaataaggaaattgaagacCTCAGACAGTTACTAAGTTCTCAAAGGAAAGAGCTTGACTGCCTTCAGAAGCAGCACTTATCAGAAAATGAACAGTGGCAAGAGAAGCTGACAAGCATGACTGTGGAGATGGAGTCCAAGCTGGCtgcagaaaagaaacagagagaacacCTGTCACTGGAGCTCGAAGTTGCACGACTCCAGCTGCAAGGTCTGGACTTAAGCACTCGTTCTTTGCTTGGCACCGACGTCGAAGAT CTACAGGATATTCAGCATGGAAACGATGGCTGTGACATCAAAGAATCAGAAGAATGTGCTTCAGAAACTAAAGAGAGAGCACTAAAGGAGCTCATTgatcatatttttgaaaaagatgtTCAGGACCTCAGTCGACAGATGGAGGAAATAACCAAGACTGGTGCAAGTGAACTTGCAGGAGAATGTTCAAGGGAGCAGTCCCCAGAAACCAGTTCTGAGTCCCCAGTGGAAGACAAAGCCCAGGACTTTTCAGAATGCATTTCTGAATCGTCACTTCCTGGTCCTAATGCTTTGGTACCTATAGATCTTCTGGAGAATCAGGTAACCATTCAGAATCTCCAACTGCACGTAAAAGAGACATCAAGTGAGAATCAGAGACTACTTCATATTATAGAGGAACGTGGCAAAAATGTTGaaattttgctaagtgaaataaaacagttaGACTCAAAACTCAATTTACAGGAAGTGCAACTAACTACCAAGAATGAAACATGCATGGAACTGGAGAAAATTGTTGAGgagcttaagaaagaaaaatcagatttaaTTGAAAAATTGGAATCCTTTTCTTGTGATAGTAAGGGGTTCTGCCAGAGAGTGGGAAGTTCGGAAGGCCTCGACTCTAGTTCAGAAATGGGTACAAACGAATTGTCCCATGAAGTTATTGAAGACAGTGTAGTCAAAGTGATGGACAATTGGAGAGAGAGATTTCTCGATGTGGAAAATGAGCTGAAGAGGGTCAAGTCTGAGAAAGGCAACGTTGAGCGTCATGCCCACTCTGTGGAAGCTGACTTAGAGGTAGTTCACACAGAGAAGCTATGTTtagaaaaagacaatgaaaagaagCAGCAAGTTATAACCTGTCTTGAGGAAGAACTCTCCATGGTCACAAGTGAGAGAGATCACCTTCGTGGAGAATTAGATACtttgtcaaaagaaaataaagaactggATCTGATGTCTGAAAAGATGAAGGAGCAAATACAAGATCTCGAATCCCATCTAGAGAAGTGTCAACATCACATCAACGTGCTGGAAGCTAAGATGAAGGACAAAACACAGCTCCTTCAGACTCTGTCCTGCGACATAAGCGAGCTGTCGAAAGAGAAAGCTCATCTCCAGGGGCAACTGCAGAGTTTAGAAAAGGAGTCACAGGCACTGTCATTGGCAAAAAGCGAGCTGGAAAACCAAATCGGACCattgaagacagagaaagagttGCTTGTCAGAGAATCCGAAAGCCTGCAGACCAAATTCTGTGAACTGCAACAGGAGAAGCTGAATGTTGCTACGGCCTTGGAAACAGCCCTGATGGAAAAAGGCGAGGTTGCAGTGAGGCTGAGCTCAACTCAGGAGGAGGTGCATCATCTGAGAAGTGGTATCGAGAAACTGAGGGTCCGCATCGAGGCCGATGAAAAGAAACATCTTCATGTCTCAGAGAAACTGAAGGAACGTGAGCGTAAGATTGACTCGCTTCAGGATAAAGTTGAGAATCTTGAAAGAGAATTGCAGATGtcagaagaaaaccaagagaCGATGATTCTTGATGCTGAGAATGCCAAAGCAGAGGTAGAGACCCTAAAAACACAAACGGAATTGATGACCGAACACCTGAAAGCTTTAGAGTTAGACCTTGTCGAGGTAAggtctgaaaaagaaaatctgacaaAACAGCTACAAGAAAAACAAGGTCAACTGTCTGAGTTAGACACGTTactctcttcatttaaaaatctgttagaagaaaaggaacaagagaaaatacagatgacACAAGAATCTAAAGCTGCAGTGGAGATGCTCCAAACAGAATTGAAAGAGCTAAACGAGGAAGTGGTAGCTTTGTGTGATGACCAAGAGACCGGCAAGGTCAAAGAACCAGAGTGCCTGGGTTCCCCAGTGCAGGAAGTGCATCAGCTGAGAAACAGCATTGAAAAGCTGAAAGTCCACCTAGAAACTGATGAAAAGAAGCAGCTCCATGTCTTAGAGAAACTGAAGGAAAGTGAGCATCATGCAGATTTGCTTAAGGACAGAGTTGAGAACCTTGAAAGAGAACTAGAGATATCAAGAAAAAACCACGAGCATGTGATTTTGGAGGCTGAGAATGCCAAAGCAGAGGTGGAGACCCTAAAGGCAAAAGTAGAGGAGATGTCCCCGAGTCTGAGAGATTTGGAATTGCATCTTGCCGGTATGAGGTCAGAAAAAGAACACCTGATGAAAGAATTACAAAAAGAGCAAGGACGAGTATctgaattagaaaaaataaattcctcaaTTGAAAATCTCTTGCAAGAAAAAGTACAGATGACAGAAGAATCTAAGATTGCAGTGGAGAACCTTCAAACACAATTAAAAGAGCTAAATGAGAAGGTGGCAGTCTTGTGTGATGATCAAGAGACCTGGAAGGTCAAAGAACAGAATCTGAGTGGTCAAGTAGATTATCTTGAACTTGAAAAGGCTCAGTTGCTGCAAGGCCTTGAGGAGGCCAAAAGTAATTACGTTATTTTGCAGTCTTCTGTGGATAGCTTCATTCAAGAAGTAGAAGATGGCAAACGGAAACTAGAGAAGAAGGATGAAGAAATCAGTGTATTAAAATCTCAAATTCAAGACCGAGAGCAGCTTGTCTCTAAACTGTCCCAGGTGGAAGGAGAGCAGCAAGTTTGGAAGAAGCAAAAAACAGAACTGGAGAATCTGACGGTGGAATTGGAGCAGAAGATCCAAGTGTTACAGTCCACAAAGGACACTTTGCAAGATACCTTGGAATCACTGCAGAGTTCTTACAAAGATCTGGAGAAAGAGCTTGAattgacaaaaatggaaaaaatatccTTTGTTGAAAAA GTAACCGCAATGACCTCGAAGGAAACTGAGCTGCAGAGGGAAATGCAGGCGATGGTACAGAAAACGACAGAGTTGAAAGAAGAATTTAGTAGGGAGAAAAATAGGCTAACGGAAGAATTAAATTTGATGTCGGAAGAAACGAAGAGCAGCAAA GGTCAATTGAAGGAGTTCATGCTAGAAAATAGTGAAC AAAAGAGCTTGGATTGCGTACACAAAGACCAGATGGAAAAGCAAGAGAAGATGAGAGAAG TAGCTGAATATCAGCGACAGCTTCAGGAAGCTGAAAAGAAACATCAGGCTTTGCTGCTAGATACAAACAAACAG CATGAAATGGAAATCCAGACATATCGAGAGAAACTGACTTCTAAAGAAGAATGCCTCCGCTCACAGAAAGTGGAGATGGACCTCTTGAAGTCCAGTAAAGAAGAACTCAATAATTCTTTGAAAGCAACCACTGAGATTTTAGAAGGATTGAAGAAAACCAAG ACGGACAATCTAAAATACGCAAATCAACTGAAGAAGGACAATGAACGTttacaggagaaaataaagttgTTGATCAAATCGAGTAAACAGCTGGAGGAGGCAAAGGAAATGCTACAAAAAGAGCTGTCTCACCTTGAAGAAGCTGcacaagagaaacagaaaacag GTACTGTTGTGGATGCCAATGTAGATGAATTAATGACCGAGGTAAAAGAACTGAAGGAAAGCCTTGAAGAAAAAAGCAAGGAGGCAGACGAATACTTGGATAAGTACTGTTCCCTACTGATAAGCCATGAGAAGTTGGAGCGAGCCAAAGAGACGTTAGAAACACAAGTTGCTCGTTTGAGTTCACAGCAATCTAAACTTAATCTCCAGAGTTCTCCTTTGCTGAATTCAGTTGTTCCAGGATCATCTCTAGCTCCTTTTGTTACTGAGAAGAAGTTACCATCCAGCCAAAATAAAGCTTCAGGCAAACGACAGAGGTCCAGTGGGATTCGGGAGAGTGGAGGAGGAACAGCGTCTTCTACACCAGagtcattttctaaaaaaagcaagaaagcagTCAAAAGTGAAGTTCACCCTGCGGAGGCTGCAGAAGATACCGAGTTTGAGCCTGAGGGACTTCCGGAAGTTGTAAAGAAAG GGTTTGCTGATATCCCAACAGGAAAGACAAGCCCCTACGTCCTGCGAAGAACAACCATGGCAACTCGGACCAGCCCCCGCCTTGCTGCACAGAAGTTAGTGCCATCCCCGCTGAGCCTCCACAAAGAAAATAACGCCGAGCCCTCCAAGTCAACAGCTGGTGGCAGCAGATCACAAAAG GTCAAGGTCACCCAACAAAGCCCAGCAGATTCGGGCACCACCTTCCGAGAACCTACCACGAGATCGCTCTCCGTCAGTAACCTTCCTGAGAGAAGTTTGGCTGACAGCCCCAGGGAGAGCCTGAGGGCCAAGCGAGGCCGGCTGGCGCCCAGCCCAGAAGCTGGCCCCGGGTCCACTGAGAACTGTAGGGTCCAGTAG